Proteins from one Malaya genurostris strain Urasoe2022 chromosome 2, Malgen_1.1, whole genome shotgun sequence genomic window:
- the LOC131429483 gene encoding histone-arginine methyltransferase CARMER: MSEQFARLHGCNVLVIGNNDNLVNKYGHTVTIICGYDPQGMSVRILKEGTQHQLEEYPVSAKTIHLNHGPTSHIFVVGGDMLYIKFGSKADCQLFRQLLQKMSGKVNSVFNLRTEDSSASQYFQFYGYLSQQQNMMQDFVRTSTYQRAIYSNSQDFHNKVVLDVGAGSGILSFFAVQAGAARVYAVEASNMAQYAQQLVQSNNLEGKITVIAGKIEEIELPQRVDVIISEPMGYMLYNERMLETYLHGKKWLKPDGKMFPSRGDLHVAPFTDEALYMEQYNKANFWMQTEFHGVNLVALRDAAMKEYFRQPIVDTFDIRICIAKSIRHTTNFLTADEKDLHRIQIDVEFHILETGTCHGLAFWFDVEFAGSCSQIWLSTAPTESLTHWYQVRCLLQTPIFVKQGQVLSGKVVLVANQRQSYDVEIDLKLEGTMITSSNTLDLKNPYFRYTGAPVPAPPGSNTTSPSEAYWGQLDAQGARNAVNLVNGITVNGLGEVDMSIINTNLMPIGNQPNIHPGLISSTGRQQSQQQQVTPTQQLTMNPTIACAATSTQNVAQQQLIGGAISPSLFTTPAQQIMNSHHAQPIHGSQFY; the protein is encoded by the exons ATGAGTGAACAATTTGCGAGACTGCACGGATGTAATGTTCTTGTCATCGGCAACAATGACAACCTCGTCAACAAATATGGCCACACCGTTACGATTATCTGTGGCTATGATCCACAAGGAATGAGTGTACGAATTTTGAAGGAAGGTACTCAACATCAGCTAGAAGAGTATCCCGTCAGTGCGAAAACGATTCATCTCAATCATGGTCCAACATCACATATTTTCGTAGTTGGAGGAGACATGCTATACATAAAGTTTGGCTCTAAAGCCGATTGCCAGCTGTTTCGGCAACTGCTGCAGAAAATGTCCGGAAAAGTCAACTCAGTATTCAACCTCCGCACGGAGGATTCATCAGCATCACAGTATTTCCAGTTTTATGGGTATCTCTCGCAACAGCAAAATATGATGCAGGATTTCGTCCGAACAAGCACTTATCAGCGTGCGATCTACAGTAACTCGCAGGACTTCCACAACAAAGTTGTATTGGATGTTGGTGCTGGTTCCG GTATTCTATCGTTCTTTGCCGTCCAAGCCGGTGCAGCTAGGGTTTACGCAGTGGAAGCTAGCAATATGGCCCAATATGCACAGCAGCTGGTTCAATCAAACAATCTCGAAGGAAAAATTACCGTCATTGCCGGCAAAATAGAAGAGATTGAGCTTCCTCAGAGGGTAGACGTTATTATTTCAGAGCCAATGGGCTATATGTTGTACAACGAACGCATGTTGGAAACATACCTGCATGGTAAAAAATGGCTTAAACCGGATGGAAAAATGTTTCCCTCTCGAGGTGACCTCCATGTAGCTCCATTTACGGATGAAGCGCTTTATATGGAGCAGTACAATAAAGCTAATTTTTGGATGCAAACTGAATTTCACGGAGTAAATTTGGTGGCTTTAAGAGATGCGGCGATGAAAGAATATTTTCGACAACCGATTGTTGATACATTCGATATTCGCATTTGCATAGCCAAGTCGATTAGGCATACAACAAACTTTTTAACAGCGGACGAAAAAGATTTACACCGTATCCAGATTGATGTGGAATTCCACATTTTAGAAACTGGAACTTGCCATGGGCTGGCATTCTGGTTTGATGTGGAGTTTGCAGGGTCATGTTCGCAAATTTGGCTCTCCACAGCCCCAACAGAATCATTGACTCATTGGTATCAAGTGCGTTGTTTGCTTCAAACTCCAATTTTTGTCAAGCAAGGTCAGGTGCTTTCCGGCAAAGTTGTATTGGTGGCTAATCAAAGGCAGAGTTACGATGTTGAAATCGATTTGAAGTTGGAAGGAACAATGATCACTTCTTCCAACACATTAGATCTGAAAAATCCATACTTCCGATACACCGGTGCTCCGGTTCCAGCACCACCTGGCTCGAATACTACATCACCTAGCGAAGCATATTGGGGACAATTAGATGCCCAAGGAGCTAGAAATGCCGTTAATCTTGTGAACGGTATCACTGTCAATGGCCTTGGAGAGGTCGACATGTCCATAATCAATACCAATCTGATGCCTATTGGAAATCAACCAAACATTCATCCTGGTTTGATCTCCAGTACCGGAAGACAACaatcacaacaacaacaagtgACACCAACTCAGCAGCTGACGATGAACCCCACGATCGCCTGTGCAGCAACATCCACTCAAAACGTAGCACAGCAGCAGCTTATCGGCGGAGCAATTTCTCCATCCTTATTTACGACACCGGCTCAGCAGATTATGAACAGCCACCATGCACAGCCTATTCATGGTAGTCAGTTCTATTAG